A region of Marnyiella aurantia DNA encodes the following proteins:
- a CDS encoding response regulator transcription factor: MKELKENVRIIVADDHGIVRMGLIQTLKRLLPEAVITEVEDFKSMYRVISDQQQDLAIMDVNMPNGTVQEAIDFIKIKQPKLKILIFSSQDEELYALRYLKMGAGGYLSKQSPGAAIETALNSMLTTGRYASEAVKEAMFFESVSGNTKTSPVEILSDRELQIANKLAEGLPLKEISNQLNLHSSTISTYKNRLFEKLQIKSIPELVEILRMYNQ, translated from the coding sequence ATGAAGGAGTTAAAAGAAAATGTACGCATTATAGTAGCAGATGATCACGGTATTGTTCGTATGGGTTTAATACAGACGCTTAAACGTCTCCTGCCTGAGGCTGTAATTACCGAGGTGGAGGATTTTAAATCGATGTACAGAGTCATTTCGGACCAACAGCAGGACCTGGCCATTATGGATGTTAATATGCCTAACGGTACTGTTCAGGAAGCCATAGATTTCATAAAAATTAAGCAGCCCAAGCTGAAGATTCTCATATTCTCCTCCCAGGACGAAGAATTATACGCTTTGCGCTATCTGAAGATGGGTGCTGGTGGTTATCTGAGCAAGCAAAGTCCTGGCGCAGCCATTGAGACGGCTTTAAACTCAATGCTCACCACCGGCCGCTATGCCAGTGAAGCCGTAAAGGAAGCCATGTTTTTTGAATCTGTGAGTGGCAACACCAAAACTTCCCCTGTCGAAATACTCTCTGACCGTGAACTCCAAATTGCCAACAAACTCGCCGAAGGGCTTCCGCTCAAAGAAATTTCCAATCAGCTGAACCTTCATTCATCCACCATCAGCACCTATAAAAACCGGCTCTTCGAGAAACTTCAGATAAAGTCCATACCTGAACTTGTTGAGATTCTCAGGATGTATAATCAGTAA
- a CDS encoding SLOG family protein, with protein sequence MECIVSGGAKGADTLAERYAKDIGRPMVVYRPDYKMFGRAAPCVRNSEIIENSDIVYAV encoded by the coding sequence GTGGAATGCATCGTGTCCGGGGGTGCAAAAGGTGCCGATACCTTGGCTGAGCGGTATGCTAAAGACATTGGGCGTCCCATGGTGGTGTACCGTCCGGATTATAAAATGTTTGGTCGTGCCGCACCTTGTGTAAGAAATTCGGAGATCATTGAAAATTCAGATATTGTATATGCTGTTTAG
- a CDS encoding HsdM family class I SAM-dependent methyltransferase encodes MAIKKSELYSSLWASCDELRGGMDASQYKDYVLTMLFVKYISDKYKNDPFGAITVPEGASFDDMVALIGNPEIGDKINKQVLNPIKEANKLNEFPDFNDESKLGKGKDLVDTVSNLVRIFNDPSLDFSGNSAEGDDILGDAYEYLMRHFATESGKSKGQFYTPAEVSRVLAKVIGITPNNSTHQTMAYDPTCGSGSLLLKVMNEAGKNIDLYGQEKETTTANLAHMNMILHGAETATIIADNTLSRPAYTTTIPVDTSKPIKEDGVSILSGTTNSATILKQFDYVVANPPFSLKSWSNGVNPDSDEFNRFSLGVPPEKNGDYAFLLHIIQSLKSTGKAAVVLPHGVLFRGNAEGEIRKNILKKGYIKGIVGLPANLFYGTGIPACIIVLDKDHAAHRKGIFMVDASKGFVKDGNKNRLREQDIRKITDVFIQQAEVPKYSRMVSMTEIADAKNDYNLNIPRYIDTQEAEDIQNIEAHLQGGIPLADIEVLKAYWQVFPNLNKTLFSPLREGFVELQVPSQELRQRIFDHPEFVAFNTAVQKDFDKWLKAQKKIWNELAEGSHPKEVIDGASAELLETFKDNALIDTYDLYQHLMQYWNEVMQDDVYSIAMDGWKAGNEYQRLVIKAKPDKNGKTKADKEVAGLAGLEGRMISPQLLISVYFQEEQAEITALEQAVENAKARMAEIEEEQNAEDGLFADLEKVNAAEVTKLLKELKSRKKATPTSLSERSGKETPLAMVAEEQAEYTRTVNDTEVLKDYLEQDKVAKDAARKVKEQLAALEKAVEAKYPTLSEAESKEIVITRKWQAHLQQALQQEQEGISQNLTQRIKDLAERYATPLRTLAAEVQEASAKVTAHLQKMGWVW; translated from the coding sequence ATGGCCATTAAAAAATCCGAATTATACAGTTCCCTGTGGGCTTCCTGTGATGAACTCCGCGGCGGTATGGACGCCTCTCAATACAAAGATTATGTACTTACGATGCTTTTCGTGAAGTACATTTCCGATAAATATAAAAACGATCCCTTTGGAGCGATTACGGTTCCCGAAGGTGCCTCGTTTGATGACATGGTCGCCCTGATCGGCAATCCAGAAATCGGCGACAAGATCAATAAGCAGGTCCTGAACCCGATCAAGGAAGCCAACAAGCTTAATGAATTCCCCGATTTCAACGATGAGTCGAAACTCGGTAAAGGCAAAGACCTTGTGGATACGGTGTCAAACCTAGTGCGGATCTTCAATGATCCCAGTCTGGACTTTTCAGGCAACTCAGCGGAAGGAGACGATATCCTGGGAGACGCCTATGAATACCTGATGCGGCATTTCGCCACGGAAAGCGGAAAGTCCAAAGGGCAGTTTTACACGCCGGCGGAGGTTTCGCGGGTTCTTGCAAAGGTTATTGGCATTACTCCAAATAATTCCACCCACCAGACCATGGCATATGACCCGACCTGCGGCTCGGGCTCGCTACTGCTGAAGGTGATGAACGAAGCCGGAAAGAACATCGACCTCTACGGACAGGAAAAGGAAACCACGACGGCCAACCTTGCGCACATGAACATGATCCTGCACGGTGCGGAAACGGCAACTATTATTGCCGATAATACTTTGTCGCGGCCTGCTTATACAACTACAATTCCGGTTGATACTTCTAAACCTATAAAAGAAGATGGAGTTTCAATTTTATCAGGCACAACGAACTCAGCTACGATTTTAAAACAATTCGACTATGTGGTGGCGAATCCGCCTTTCTCGCTGAAAAGCTGGAGCAACGGTGTAAATCCCGACAGCGATGAGTTTAACCGGTTTTCGCTGGGGGTACCGCCGGAAAAAAATGGCGACTATGCCTTCCTGCTGCACATCATCCAGTCGCTGAAATCGACAGGAAAGGCCGCGGTGGTGCTGCCGCACGGCGTGCTCTTCCGCGGAAATGCCGAAGGCGAGATCCGTAAGAATATCCTGAAGAAGGGCTATATAAAAGGCATTGTCGGTTTGCCCGCCAACCTCTTTTACGGCACCGGAATTCCCGCCTGCATCATTGTGCTCGATAAAGACCATGCCGCACACCGCAAAGGCATCTTTATGGTGGATGCGAGCAAAGGTTTTGTGAAAGACGGCAACAAAAACCGCCTGCGGGAACAGGATATCCGCAAGATTACGGATGTATTTATCCAACAGGCCGAAGTACCCAAATACAGCCGCATGGTCTCGATGACAGAGATTGCGGATGCCAAAAATGATTACAACCTCAACATCCCGCGCTATATCGATACGCAGGAAGCCGAAGACATTCAGAATATTGAAGCCCACCTGCAGGGCGGCATCCCGCTGGCAGATATTGAAGTCCTGAAAGCGTATTGGCAGGTATTTCCGAACCTCAACAAAACCCTCTTTTCGCCTTTGCGCGAAGGTTTTGTAGAACTTCAGGTGCCGTCTCAGGAGCTTAGGCAGCGCATCTTTGACCATCCCGAATTTGTCGCCTTCAATACGGCCGTGCAAAAGGACTTTGATAAGTGGCTGAAGGCACAAAAGAAAATCTGGAACGAACTTGCTGAAGGCAGTCATCCCAAAGAAGTCATTGACGGAGCCAGCGCTGAGTTGCTTGAAACCTTTAAGGACAATGCCCTGATCGATACCTACGACCTTTACCAGCACCTGATGCAGTACTGGAATGAGGTGATGCAGGACGATGTGTATTCGATAGCGATGGACGGCTGGAAGGCGGGTAACGAATACCAGCGCCTGGTGATTAAAGCCAAGCCCGATAAAAACGGCAAGACCAAGGCCGATAAGGAAGTCGCAGGGCTAGCCGGACTTGAGGGCCGCATGATCAGTCCGCAGCTGTTGATTTCGGTGTACTTTCAGGAGGAGCAGGCGGAAATTACCGCGCTGGAACAGGCCGTGGAAAATGCCAAAGCGAGAATGGCTGAAATTGAGGAAGAGCAGAATGCAGAGGACGGACTGTTTGCCGACCTCGAAAAAGTCAACGCCGCGGAAGTAACAAAACTGCTTAAAGAATTGAAAAGCCGTAAAAAAGCCACTCCGACTTCGCTCAGTGAACGGAGTGGGAAAGAAACCCCGCTTGCGATGGTCGCAGAAGAACAGGCTGAGTATACCAGGACCGTCAATGACACCGAAGTTCTCAAAGATTATCTGGAGCAGGACAAAGTGGCGAAAGATGCCGCGAGAAAGGTAAAGGAACAGCTTGCCGCGCTTGAAAAAGCCGTGGAAGCCAAATATCCTACATTGAGCGAAGCCGAAAGTAAGGAAATTGTGATTACGCGCAAATGGCAGGCGCATCTGCAGCAGGCGTTGCAGCAGGAGCAGGAAGGCATCAGCCAGAATTTGACGCAGCGCATCAAGGATTTGGCAGAACGCTATGCCACACCGCTGCGCACGCTGGCAGCTGAGGTACAGGAAGCCTCCGCAAAAGTGACCGCGCACCTTCAAAAAATGGGCTGGGTATGGTAA
- a CDS encoding alpha/beta hydrolase family protein has protein sequence MKKTLLYIHGYGSDHNSRKFLDLKNYFGQEYTYHCLEWMVESDIKYLLRLALKKCENISQLAIIGDSTGANLAYQLRELRKVPADQLILLSPLLDITARLRDIPFPKAFEDQLIKITKPQNALIIASREDEVINQTGIFNQTNNQFVLHEVKDGHRLQKFQEYLPVIKNYLSK, from the coding sequence ATGAAGAAAACACTTTTATACATCCACGGCTATGGATCGGACCATAATTCACGCAAGTTCCTGGACTTAAAAAATTATTTTGGCCAAGAATATACTTACCACTGTTTGGAATGGATGGTGGAATCCGATATTAAATACCTGCTAAGGCTGGCTTTGAAAAAATGTGAGAACATCAGTCAGCTCGCCATCATTGGCGATTCCACTGGTGCTAACCTGGCTTATCAGCTGCGGGAGTTGCGCAAGGTGCCTGCGGATCAGCTTATCCTCCTTAGTCCGCTCCTCGATATTACTGCGCGTTTACGGGATATCCCGTTTCCAAAAGCATTTGAGGATCAACTTATAAAAATAACCAAACCGCAAAATGCCCTGATTATCGCCTCACGTGAAGATGAGGTAATTAACCAAACCGGCATTTTTAACCAGACCAATAATCAATTTGTACTGCATGAGGTAAAGGACGGGCACAGACTTCAAAAGTTTCAGGAGTATTTGCCGGTGATAAAAAACTACCTCAGCAAGTAA
- a CDS encoding PAS domain-containing hybrid sensor histidine kinase/response regulator, whose protein sequence is MDNLNSTNPDQSATDKLHTFEKKYADVFEFLVFSAAKMTNMEHCSLSITIEEQVYILASTEASVTRIYPVNPHFEMNDDDSVYLPEHADLKFRRSYPVSGLDGKMTGHLNLFANQVQDFDDEVQQIIEKVVRQASKWFFYKEQEQQLNSYDALFETSNDLLGVFSLDGKFVKLNPAFSKMLGWSDEQFMSRGFIEFVHPEDRKNTLQVINTLAQGDSLVNFTNRYIIKSGAVRWIEWTCTPELQSGLVYTIGRDVTEFTTKQKLLERNEQKYRDPFEKNQGIISIHDDEGYLLDVNEAGLKASGYLREELKHLNLYDLIIPEKHQNVKAYLSQIKTSGQAIGEMTIRKKNGEKAVWHFMSAIDEDVDGKVQVIANAVDITERKKMENEIVAAKEFAEKAYVLKSEFVANMSHEIRTPLNGIIGFTELLLETKLDDTQRQYLDIINQSGVSLYSIINDILDFSKLENQKLKLNLDKVEIEELVSESFNMVAYSNTKKQLEMLIDIDDAIPRYIWTDELRLKQVFVNLLSNALKFTEEGEIVLYVRVLDDLDGGKKRFRFGVRDTGIGINREKQAEIFNAFSQEDGSITKRYGGTGLGLTISNQILELAGSILQLESEQGKGSDFFFDIDFDTEQEEYDLSLTDIKRVLVVDDNENNRKILKRMLERKNIEVTECDSGLKALLLIMDKSEFDVIIMDYHMPVMDGVETIRKMKEIMPEATHAAPYIVLYSSSDDGNLQEACDELEIENRLVKPIRMKQMYQVLAGLKNSEKKKPEQVKIVETEVLKNEVKILIAEDNTINMLLTKTYLKDILPQALIIEAKDGVEAVELYGKENADLILMDIQMPNLNGLEATKKIRLLERDVEIPIIALTAGGLPGEKERCLQAGMSDFLTKPLLKQSLSDMIRKWFGKEMDKGNA, encoded by the coding sequence ATGGACAACCTCAATTCTACTAATCCGGACCAATCCGCGACTGATAAATTACATACGTTCGAGAAAAAATATGCCGATGTTTTTGAGTTTTTGGTTTTTTCGGCCGCTAAAATGACCAACATGGAGCATTGCAGTTTGAGTATTACCATAGAAGAGCAGGTTTATATTCTTGCTTCTACCGAGGCGTCTGTTACCAGAATTTATCCCGTCAATCCTCATTTTGAAATGAATGATGACGATTCTGTTTATCTGCCTGAACATGCGGATCTTAAATTCCGTAGAAGTTATCCCGTTTCGGGTCTTGATGGCAAGATGACCGGACATCTGAATTTATTTGCCAACCAGGTGCAAGACTTTGATGACGAAGTTCAGCAGATCATTGAAAAGGTTGTAAGGCAGGCCTCAAAATGGTTTTTTTATAAAGAACAGGAACAGCAGCTGAACAGTTATGATGCACTTTTCGAAACCTCGAACGATTTGTTGGGCGTTTTTTCGTTGGACGGAAAATTCGTGAAATTAAATCCGGCCTTTTCGAAAATGCTTGGATGGAGCGACGAACAGTTTATGAGCAGAGGTTTTATCGAATTTGTTCATCCGGAAGACAGGAAAAATACTTTACAAGTAATAAATACATTGGCACAGGGTGATTCTTTAGTGAACTTCACCAACAGATACATCATCAAATCCGGAGCGGTGAGATGGATAGAATGGACCTGTACTCCTGAACTGCAGTCCGGATTGGTGTACACCATCGGAAGGGACGTTACAGAATTTACCACCAAACAAAAATTACTCGAAAGAAATGAACAGAAATACCGTGATCCTTTTGAAAAAAACCAGGGAATAATCAGTATACATGATGACGAAGGTTATCTTTTGGATGTAAATGAAGCCGGCCTTAAGGCTTCTGGTTATTTACGAGAAGAGTTGAAGCACCTTAATCTTTACGATCTCATCATCCCGGAAAAACATCAAAATGTAAAAGCGTATCTGAGCCAGATCAAAACTTCAGGTCAGGCAATAGGTGAAATGACCATCCGTAAGAAAAACGGAGAAAAAGCAGTTTGGCACTTTATGAGTGCGATAGACGAAGATGTGGATGGTAAAGTACAGGTAATTGCTAATGCAGTGGATATCACTGAAAGAAAAAAAATGGAAAATGAAATTGTTGCCGCAAAAGAGTTTGCCGAAAAAGCGTATGTGCTGAAATCGGAGTTCGTGGCCAACATGAGTCATGAGATCAGAACGCCTTTAAATGGAATTATCGGCTTTACAGAACTCCTTCTGGAAACCAAACTGGACGATACACAGAGGCAGTATCTCGACATTATCAACCAGTCCGGCGTGTCGTTGTACAGCATCATCAATGATATTTTAGACTTCTCAAAATTGGAAAATCAAAAACTTAAGCTCAACCTTGATAAAGTGGAGATTGAAGAACTGGTTTCAGAATCCTTCAATATGGTTGCGTACAGCAATACCAAAAAGCAGCTGGAAATGCTTATTGATATAGACGATGCCATCCCCAGATATATCTGGACGGATGAGTTGCGCCTGAAACAGGTGTTCGTAAACCTCCTGAGCAATGCATTAAAATTCACCGAAGAAGGAGAGATTGTTTTATATGTTCGGGTTTTAGATGATTTGGACGGTGGAAAGAAACGGTTTCGGTTTGGAGTCCGCGATACCGGTATCGGAATCAACCGCGAAAAACAGGCGGAAATCTTCAACGCCTTTTCGCAGGAAGACGGTTCTATTACCAAAAGATATGGCGGTACAGGTCTGGGACTAACGATCTCTAACCAGATTTTGGAACTGGCCGGTAGTATTTTACAGCTGGAAAGCGAGCAGGGAAAGGGCAGCGATTTTTTCTTCGATATTGATTTTGATACCGAGCAGGAGGAATATGATCTTAGCTTAACTGATATCAAGCGTGTGCTGGTGGTAGACGATAACGAAAACAACCGCAAAATCCTGAAAAGGATGCTGGAACGTAAAAATATCGAAGTAACGGAATGCGACAGCGGCCTTAAAGCCTTGCTTTTAATCATGGACAAGTCCGAATTCGATGTAATTATTATGGATTATCATATGCCGGTCATGGATGGTGTGGAAACCATCAGGAAAATGAAAGAAATTATGCCGGAAGCTACCCACGCAGCACCGTATATTGTCTTGTACAGTTCGTCCGATGATGGTAATTTACAGGAGGCGTGCGACGAGCTGGAGATAGAAAACAGGCTTGTCAAACCGATTCGCATGAAGCAGATGTATCAGGTTTTAGCGGGCTTAAAGAATTCTGAAAAGAAAAAACCGGAGCAGGTCAAGATTGTCGAAACTGAAGTCCTGAAGAACGAAGTAAAAATCCTGATTGCCGAGGATAATACAATTAATATGCTGCTCACCAAGACCTATTTAAAGGATATTCTTCCGCAGGCTTTGATCATCGAAGCCAAAGATGGGGTGGAAGCAGTTGAACTTTACGGGAAAGAGAACGCGGACCTTATTTTAATGGACATCCAGATGCCCAATCTCAACGGTTTGGAAGCCACCAAAAAGATCAGACTGCTGGAAAGAGATGTTGAAATCCCAATTATTGCACTCACGGCCGGCGGTCTTCCGGGCGAAAAAGAAAGGTGTTTGCAAGCCGGAATGTCAGATTTCTTAACCAAACCTTTGTTAAAACAAAGCCTTTCGGATATGATCAGAAAATGGTTTGGCAAAGAAATGGATAAGGGCAACGCATAA
- a CDS encoding sensor histidine kinase — protein sequence MNDTINDLHSKIENLKNEISFKNGLISILSHDSRSMFGNFLWLTAALEQETITKEDFFKMLPQVKSDAQKNLQTVQDSTAWLKTQYGDFKIKPEKIAVIGLFQHLEEKYAGGLKEKNLSFRFQGDTSAFIETDRILIEFVLDKILNNAVKYSMPGQDIYLNVITEEAQVILSVTDSGTGMDEKFLANIYTYDNPVFQGTAGETGVGLSLKIVKNFISLMQGSIEIISSADKGTTVSLFLPKMNE from the coding sequence ATGAATGACACTATCAACGACCTGCATTCCAAGATCGAAAACCTGAAAAATGAGATCAGTTTTAAGAACGGACTGATTTCCATTTTGTCGCATGACTCCAGGTCAATGTTCGGTAATTTTCTGTGGCTCACCGCAGCGCTGGAACAGGAAACCATTACTAAAGAAGATTTTTTTAAGATGTTGCCCCAGGTAAAGAGCGATGCGCAGAAAAACCTGCAAACCGTTCAGGACAGCACCGCCTGGCTGAAAACACAGTACGGTGATTTTAAAATAAAACCTGAGAAAATCGCCGTGATCGGACTCTTTCAGCATCTTGAAGAAAAATACGCTGGCGGTTTAAAAGAAAAAAACCTCAGTTTCCGTTTTCAGGGCGACACCAGTGCATTTATTGAGACAGACCGAATTCTGATTGAATTTGTGCTGGACAAGATTCTAAATAACGCGGTGAAATATTCAATGCCCGGCCAGGATATTTACTTAAATGTAATTACAGAAGAAGCTCAGGTGATACTTTCTGTGACCGACTCCGGAACGGGAATGGACGAAAAGTTTTTAGCAAACATTTACACTTATGATAATCCCGTATTCCAGGGAACCGCGGGCGAGACAGGCGTGGGGTTGAGTTTGAAAATTGTTAAAAATTTCATATCCTTGATGCAGGGAAGCATTGAAATCATTTCGTCTGCAGATAAAGGCACCACTGTATCCCTTTTTTTACCAAAAATGAATGAATGA
- a CDS encoding restriction endonuclease subunit S has product MVKGMKQTEIGLIPEDWEVRELGEVGAVRMCKRIFQHQTVEYGEIPFFKIGTFGKEPDAFISRKLFEEFKTKFSYPKVGDILISAAGTIGRTVVYDGEERYYQDSNIVWIDNEEHIISNHLLKYVLDIVSYNTEGGTIQRLYNNILRSTKFVCPPLPEQEAIAGALSDADAWIESLEQLIAKKRMIKQGAMQELLTPKEGWEVKKLGEVFKLKQGVQCGVEKQFKNHSKGLVRFIRIVDVTQSNTEARFISDPGIEHRLNFNDLFMVRYGAPGVVGFNYEGVIANNLFRLIPKREIVNSYFKYLFDFMKPTLEEISSSSTMAALNFTTLNNVDLSFPSLIEQTRIATILSDMDADLAALEQQLHKARQIKQGMMQELLTGRVRLV; this is encoded by the coding sequence ATGGTAAAGGGCATGAAGCAGACGGAGATTGGGTTGATTCCGGAGGATTGGGAGGTGAGAGAATTAGGAGAAGTTGGAGCTGTTAGAATGTGCAAGAGAATTTTCCAGCACCAGACCGTGGAGTACGGAGAAATCCCTTTCTTTAAAATCGGAACTTTTGGGAAAGAGCCTGATGCATTTATCAGCCGAAAATTATTTGAAGAATTTAAAACTAAGTTTAGCTATCCAAAAGTAGGTGATATACTAATTTCTGCGGCAGGTACTATAGGAAGAACCGTAGTTTATGATGGAGAAGAGCGATATTATCAAGATTCTAATATAGTATGGATAGATAATGAAGAACACATCATATCTAATCACCTACTGAAATATGTTTTAGATATTGTGAGCTATAATACTGAAGGGGGAACTATTCAAAGATTGTATAACAATATTCTACGAAGCACCAAATTTGTTTGTCCGCCCCTTCCCGAGCAGGAGGCCATAGCCGGCGCTTTAAGTGATGCCGATGCGTGGATTGAAAGTCTGGAGCAGCTCATCGCCAAAAAACGCATGATCAAACAGGGCGCCATGCAGGAACTGCTGACACCGAAAGAGGGGTGGGAGGTGAAGAAGTTGGGGGAAGTTTTTAAATTAAAACAAGGTGTACAATGTGGAGTTGAAAAGCAATTTAAAAACCATAGTAAAGGGCTTGTTAGATTTATTCGAATTGTAGATGTCACGCAAAGCAATACTGAAGCAAGATTCATAAGTGATCCTGGAATTGAGCACCGTCTTAATTTTAACGACCTATTTATGGTGCGGTATGGAGCACCTGGTGTTGTTGGATTTAATTATGAAGGAGTAATTGCAAATAATCTTTTTAGATTAATTCCAAAACGGGAAATTGTTAATTCATATTTCAAATATTTATTTGATTTCATGAAACCCACTCTAGAAGAGATAAGTAGTTCGTCTACAATGGCCGCTTTGAATTTCACAACGTTAAATAATGTCGACTTATCTTTTCCATCCCTTATTGAACAAACGCGCATTGCCACCATTTTATCGGATATGGATGCCGATCTGGCAGCCCTGGAGCAGCAACTCCACAAAGCCCGCCAGATCAAACAGGGCATGATGCAGGAACTGCTGACGGGGAGGGTGAGGTTGGTGTGA